In a single window of the Pseudodesulfovibrio profundus genome:
- a CDS encoding TraR/DksA family transcriptional regulator translates to MNDSQKKQFKAFAQEEMKEIKEEIPHLEKLLEPVAPDNAIGRISRMDNIVNQSVAEAQLSKARVRLMSLEKALKRVDEDEDFGRCIECDDLIPMARLKAMPETELCVECAE, encoded by the coding sequence ATGAATGATTCGCAAAAAAAGCAGTTCAAGGCATTTGCGCAGGAGGAAATGAAGGAAATCAAGGAAGAGATTCCTCACCTTGAGAAACTGCTGGAACCGGTTGCCCCCGACAATGCCATCGGCCGCATCTCCCGCATGGACAACATCGTCAACCAGTCCGTGGCCGAGGCACAGCTTTCCAAGGCCCGGGTCCGTCTGATGAGCCTGGAAAAAGCGCTCAAACGCGTGGATGAAGACGAAGATTTCGGGCGGTGCATCGAATGCGACGACCTTATCCCCATGGCCCGCCTCAAAGCCATGCCGGAAACCGAATTATGCGTTGAATGTGCGGAGTAA
- a CDS encoding class I SAM-dependent methyltransferase — translation MNEYSRMAKWYDTLVGPSLRPVHESMVQVALKRGCRSAVDVCCGTGMLAGMCFEAGLPVIGLDLSPDMLAVARKKRSGVRFQQGDATRLPFASDGFDAGFISFALHEKPLDQAERIFAETLRIVRPGGVVLIGDYRLPSVGRSPMTGLVVAMVERLAGADHHACFRQYMDRGGTTSFLHRSGEPFVRKRVFMGGWAGVYAVTVE, via the coding sequence ATGAATGAATACAGCCGTATGGCGAAGTGGTACGATACCCTTGTCGGACCATCTCTTCGTCCTGTGCATGAGTCCATGGTACAGGTTGCCCTCAAGAGGGGCTGTCGATCTGCGGTGGATGTCTGTTGCGGTACGGGCATGCTTGCCGGAATGTGTTTTGAAGCGGGACTCCCCGTGATCGGCCTGGATCTTTCTCCCGACATGTTGGCTGTGGCCAGAAAAAAGCGCTCCGGTGTTCGTTTTCAGCAAGGGGACGCCACACGTTTGCCATTCGCCTCGGATGGTTTCGATGCCGGATTCATCAGCTTTGCCCTTCATGAAAAACCGCTTGATCAGGCAGAGCGTATTTTTGCGGAAACCTTGCGTATCGTCCGTCCCGGCGGGGTCGTTCTCATCGGTGACTACCGCCTACCATCCGTTGGCCGTTCACCTATGACGGGCCTGGTAGTAGCCATGGTCGAACGGTTGGCCGGTGCCGACCATCATGCCTGTTTCCGACAATACATGGATCGGGGCGGAACCACGTCTTTCCTCCATCGCTCGGGAGAACCGTTTGTCAGGAAACGGGTGTTCATGGGCGGATGGGCTGGCGTCTACGCTGTAACGGTCGAATAA
- a CDS encoding substrate-binding periplasmic protein yields the protein MHDIATVKQYLIIIFTLLMAVTAFAQEDDPWVPREVCVFGMPYVGRAVQPGQAGLYTEILQSVYEDEGIGFKHKSLPYPRALQSVTDSRIQCTLSVRDQFNDVVQGAVSLALYDLVAVHFRSTDFTGVDSLRDKRVAYLNGFDWQEYITVKMSPQEVYDLGFAFQMLDRGHVEYIIGDKDQLLEALPRSGIQLSDLRISPITTLEVCPIFSPSESGRRLKEVYDRRMQELVDSGALDHIYQRHGVNIRALHGASVTLD from the coding sequence TTGCACGATATTGCAACGGTGAAGCAATATTTGATCATAATTTTTACCCTGTTGATGGCCGTCACCGCGTTTGCGCAGGAAGATGACCCCTGGGTTCCGCGAGAGGTGTGTGTGTTCGGCATGCCCTATGTCGGCCGGGCCGTGCAGCCGGGACAGGCCGGACTGTATACGGAGATTCTGCAGAGTGTGTACGAGGATGAGGGGATTGGTTTCAAACACAAATCCCTGCCGTATCCGCGTGCGCTGCAATCTGTGACTGACTCCAGGATTCAATGCACTCTGAGCGTCAGGGATCAATTCAATGACGTTGTTCAAGGGGCTGTGTCCCTGGCGCTGTACGATTTGGTAGCAGTCCATTTTCGTTCCACGGATTTTACCGGGGTTGATTCTCTTCGCGACAAACGCGTGGCCTATCTCAACGGGTTTGACTGGCAGGAATACATCACGGTGAAGATGTCCCCACAGGAAGTGTACGATCTCGGTTTTGCCTTCCAGATGTTGGACAGGGGGCATGTGGAATACATCATAGGTGACAAGGACCAACTGCTGGAAGCGTTGCCCCGGTCCGGTATCCAGCTCAGTGACCTACGCATTTCCCCCATCACCACACTTGAGGTCTGCCCCATATTCAGCCCTTCGGAGAGTGGTCGACGACTCAAGGAAGTCTATGACCGTCGCATGCAGGAGTTGGTGGATTCTGGTGCTCTGGATCACATTTATCAGAGGCATGGCGTCAATATTCGAGCCCTCCATGGCGCCTCAGTCACACTAGATTGA
- a CDS encoding Crp/Fnr family transcriptional regulator produces the protein MKFSGINLLDELAKEELADLRAVFHEKTYPKGTIIYAPDEQENLVFVIGSGRVRIYLGYEDKEFSLAILNPGDLYATHADCFIEAFDDCTLLVADVHSVKTVMDRVPMFTRTMVRVLGNILHNSFSIIGGLAFKDIHERLIDYILSEARSAPPSENGGVHISLGLTMEQLAQLMGASRQTISTLLNEIVRQGLMEKEGRGRYYIPDLSALEAAAGQ, from the coding sequence ATGAAATTTTCCGGCATCAACCTGTTGGATGAACTGGCAAAAGAGGAACTGGCGGACCTCCGTGCCGTATTCCATGAAAAGACCTATCCCAAGGGTACGATCATCTATGCCCCTGATGAGCAGGAGAACCTTGTTTTCGTGATCGGCAGCGGACGGGTGCGTATTTATCTCGGCTATGAAGACAAGGAATTTTCTCTGGCCATCCTCAACCCCGGCGACCTCTACGCCACCCATGCGGATTGTTTCATCGAAGCCTTTGACGACTGCACCCTGCTGGTCGCGGACGTCCATTCGGTCAAAACCGTCATGGATCGTGTCCCCATGTTCACACGGACCATGGTTCGCGTTCTGGGCAACATCCTCCACAACTCCTTTTCCATCATCGGCGGCCTTGCCTTCAAGGATATCCATGAACGACTGATCGACTATATCCTCAGCGAAGCCCGTTCTGCTCCGCCGTCAGAGAATGGCGGTGTCCACATCTCTCTGGGACTGACCATGGAACAACTCGCCCAGCTCATGGGCGCCAGTCGCCAGACCATCTCCACGCTGCTCAATGAAATAGTCCGGCAGGGTCTCATGGAAAAAGAGGGACGTGGCAGGTATTACATTCCGGATTTATCAGCACTGGAAGCCGCAGCCGGACAATAA
- the cooS gene encoding anaerobic carbon-monoxide dehydrogenase catalytic subunit, translating to MAKEPKPIDDLTIWDDAKAMIKKAREEGIETVHERLQMQTPHCKFCELGTTCRNCTMGPCRISKKMPRGVCGADADVVVARNFGRFIAGGAAGHSDHGRDLIEVLEAIVEGEAKDYKITDEAKLIRIAAEVGIETEGRDIMAVAEDAMECFFGDFGSRKSEVAFLSRAPKVRRDKWDSLNMTPRGIDREIAEMMHRTHMGCDNDAPNTMIHAARTALADGWGGSMIGTELSDVIFGTPTPKMSTANLGIIKEDQVNLLVHGHNPVVSEMILAAARDPELVARAKELGAEGINVGGLCCTGNELLMRQGIPMAGNHLMTELAILTGAVEAIVVDYQCIMPSLVTIAGCYHTKFIDTANKARFTGGIHIDFQPKTAMEQAKEIVSMAVEGFAERDAGRVDIPCEPVSIMTGFSNEAVIEALGGSLDPLVQAIANGDIRGAVGIVGCNNPKFKQDSMNVGLAKELIKRDILVLATGCVTTAAGKAGLLVPEAIEMAGPGLKKVCGSLGIPPVLHYGSCVDNSRILQLCGALADTLGVDISDLPVGASSPEWYSEKAAAIGLYAVASGIYTHLGHPPNILGSETVTNLAVEGLEDLVGATFFIEPDPVKTAEMFDERIKAKRKGLGLSE from the coding sequence ATGGCCAAGGAACCAAAACCCATTGATGATCTGACCATCTGGGATGACGCAAAAGCGATGATAAAGAAGGCACGGGAAGAAGGTATCGAAACCGTGCACGAACGTCTGCAGATGCAGACTCCCCACTGTAAATTCTGTGAACTCGGCACCACCTGTCGCAACTGTACCATGGGCCCGTGCCGCATCTCCAAGAAGATGCCGCGTGGCGTTTGCGGTGCGGATGCCGATGTGGTGGTTGCACGCAATTTCGGGCGTTTCATCGCCGGTGGTGCAGCCGGACACTCGGACCATGGCCGCGACCTGATCGAAGTGCTCGAAGCCATCGTCGAAGGCGAGGCCAAGGACTACAAGATCACCGATGAAGCCAAGCTGATACGCATTGCCGCTGAAGTCGGCATTGAAACCGAAGGACGCGACATCATGGCCGTGGCCGAAGACGCCATGGAATGTTTCTTCGGCGATTTCGGTTCCCGCAAATCCGAAGTCGCCTTCCTGTCCCGCGCACCCAAGGTTCGCCGCGACAAATGGGACAGCCTGAACATGACCCCCCGTGGCATTGACCGTGAAATCGCGGAGATGATGCACCGCACCCATATGGGCTGTGACAACGACGCTCCCAACACGATGATCCACGCGGCCCGTACCGCACTGGCCGACGGTTGGGGCGGCTCCATGATCGGCACCGAACTGTCGGATGTCATCTTCGGGACACCCACGCCGAAAATGTCGACAGCCAACCTCGGTATCATCAAGGAAGACCAGGTCAACCTGCTCGTCCACGGCCACAATCCGGTCGTTTCCGAAATGATCCTGGCCGCAGCCCGCGATCCCGAGCTGGTGGCCCGGGCCAAGGAACTGGGCGCTGAAGGCATCAATGTCGGTGGTCTGTGCTGCACCGGAAACGAGTTGCTCATGCGCCAGGGAATCCCCATGGCCGGTAACCACCTGATGACCGAACTGGCGATCCTCACCGGTGCCGTCGAAGCCATCGTGGTCGATTACCAGTGCATCATGCCCAGCCTGGTGACAATAGCCGGCTGTTACCACACCAAATTCATCGACACAGCCAACAAGGCACGCTTCACCGGCGGCATCCACATCGACTTCCAGCCCAAGACAGCAATGGAACAGGCCAAGGAAATCGTTTCCATGGCAGTGGAAGGCTTTGCCGAACGTGATGCCGGGCGCGTGGACATTCCGTGCGAGCCCGTTTCCATCATGACCGGCTTCTCCAACGAAGCAGTCATCGAAGCCCTTGGCGGCTCACTTGACCCGCTGGTTCAGGCCATCGCCAATGGCGACATCCGCGGTGCCGTGGGCATTGTCGGCTGCAACAACCCGAAGTTCAAACAGGACTCCATGAACGTCGGGCTGGCCAAAGAGCTGATCAAACGCGACATCCTTGTCCTGGCAACCGGCTGTGTCACCACGGCAGCAGGCAAGGCCGGACTGCTCGTTCCCGAGGCCATCGAGATGGCCGGTCCCGGGCTCAAGAAGGTCTGCGGTTCCCTCGGTATTCCACCGGTCCTGCATTACGGGTCCTGTGTTGACAACTCACGTATTCTCCAACTGTGCGGCGCTCTGGCCGACACGCTCGGAGTGGATATCTCGGACCTTCCGGTGGGCGCATCCTCCCCGGAATGGTATTCCGAAAAGGCCGCAGCCATCGGTTTGTACGCCGTGGCTTCCGGCATCTACACGCATCTCGGGCATCCGCCGAACATACTCGGTTCGGAAACCGTCACCAACCTCGCAGTCGAAGGGCTTGAAGACCTCGTCGGCGCCACCTTCTTCATCGAACCCGATCCGGTGAAAACCGCGGAAATGTTCGATGAACGCATCAAAGCCAAACGCAAAGGGTTGGGATTGAGTGAATAG
- a CDS encoding ATP-binding protein: MKIAFAGKGGVGKTSLAAWTADYLARQGKNVWLIDADTALSLGQASGVAPETLPEPLICREDLVRDRIHAGGFLNLNPDVDDLPDTLAMDIPLSGEPADGVQPGRKRLIVMGAVTNAGGGCACDANALLKAMLAHIVMDRDEWVLVDLEAGVEHLGRGTVSHVDGLVVVSEPSMRSLHTGAEVGRMASDLGLTNQALVINRYNGGTPPELDGLPEWSLTIPPIEGLLSRQMTDSSVLNLPEQNELDATIERLLTRLSGRQ; the protein is encoded by the coding sequence ATGAAAATAGCTTTTGCAGGCAAAGGCGGGGTCGGCAAGACGTCCCTGGCCGCATGGACTGCTGATTATCTCGCCCGACAGGGTAAAAATGTGTGGCTCATCGATGCTGACACCGCACTTTCTCTGGGGCAGGCTTCAGGTGTTGCGCCTGAGACCCTGCCGGAACCGCTCATATGCAGGGAAGACCTTGTCCGTGATCGCATCCACGCCGGTGGATTTCTGAACCTCAATCCCGATGTGGACGACCTGCCCGACACTCTTGCCATGGATATCCCCCTCAGTGGAGAACCCGCAGACGGGGTACAACCCGGGCGAAAGCGGTTGATTGTCATGGGTGCCGTGACCAATGCGGGAGGCGGCTGTGCATGCGACGCCAATGCATTGCTCAAGGCCATGCTGGCGCATATCGTGATGGACCGGGACGAATGGGTGCTGGTTGATCTGGAAGCCGGGGTTGAACACTTGGGACGCGGCACAGTCTCCCATGTGGACGGACTCGTCGTGGTCAGCGAACCGTCCATGCGCAGCCTGCACACAGGGGCTGAGGTGGGGCGCATGGCCTCGGACCTCGGCCTGACCAATCAGGCACTGGTCATCAACCGCTACAACGGCGGAACCCCACCCGAGCTGGACGGACTGCCGGAGTGGTCACTGACCATACCGCCCATCGAGGGATTGCTGTCCCGGCAGATGACCGACTCCTCCGTGCTGAATCTGCCCGAACAGAACGAGCTGGACGCCACCATCGAGCGCCTTCTGACTCGATTGTCTGGCAGGCAATAG